The DNA window CCAGCTATCGATGCTGCCAGTTCTAGTTATCCTGCTATTTTAGATATTACTGTCATTGATGATGATCCTAGCTTGTTATTTGATGGTGGCGGAAAATCTAGGCCATCAACCATTGCATTAAAAGATTTAGGAAGTGATGAATTTACCGCTGGAGCAACAACCAATCATCCGTTGACAGTTTCAGAAGTTGGTCCATCTTATTTAGGAGGCCCCTCCCTTTCAATCGGTAGTAATGAAAAAAAAGATACTCACAACGCTATTGGTATTTTTCCAAATCCTGCAAAAAACGCAATTACTATCGAAGCATTTGAAGGAATTGAAGGTTTGGATTCCGTTGCGATTTATAATTTAAATGGACAAAAAATAAAAATGGGCACTGAATTTCAAAAACAAAATAGCACTATTCAATTCGATGTTTCGGATTTGAATAATGGCATATATTTTATCAAAGTGACCTCAAAAGAACTAACTAAAATGATGAAACTTTTTATTCAAAAATAAACGATAAGTGATGCTGAAGCTGTTAGTTTTTAAAAGCTTTATTTGTAGCTATTTGGACGTTTTCTATCCATAAAAAGTATTTCTAGAAGTTGTACAATTTGTAATTTTGAACTATATTAATTTAAAGTTCTGCACTTTAAACCAAATTCGATAAAAGTATTCATATAATAATTCTAACAATAAAAAAATGAATAAAAGAGATATTGTTTTTCATTACTTGATTTTTGCCATTGCAATGGTAATTTCAGCACCTTCAGTGGCACAACAAAAAGCCAAACCCAATATTCTATTTATAGCCGTTGATGATTTAAAACCTATTTTGGGTTGCTATGGCAATACTTTGGTGAAAACACCTAATATTGACCGATTGGCCAAAATGGCAACGGTTTTCAACAGCAACTATTGCCAACAAGCTGTTTGCGGACCAACAAGAGCTAGCATAATGACCGGAAAACGTCCAGATAATACTGGAGTTTGGGATCTTAAGACCGGAATGCGTGATGTACATCCTGATATTTTGAGTTTACCACAGCATTTAATTAGTCAGGGATACTCAACACAAGGAATTGGCAAAGTGTATGATACTCGCTGTGTCGATAAACAAATGGATGCACCCTCTTGGAGTGTTCCTTATTACAATTATTTCAAAACAGAAGAAAGATATTATCCTCAAGCATTAGGAGCACCCCTTAATGGGCAATACCAATCGCCTAAATCAAAAGAGTTAGCTGCAAAATTCAAAAAAGAGGCACAAGATAAAGGACTGAACGAAAAGGAAATTGAAGATTATGTTTCGAAATCCGTAAAACCCGCTGTTGAATGTGTTGATGTTCCTGACAATGCCTATAATGACGGAGCAAATGCTTTGAGAGCTATTGAAATTTTAGAAAAACTCAAATCAGAAACGCAACCTTTCTTTTTTGCTGTTGGTTTTTCAAAACCACATTTACCCTTTGTTGCGCCTAAAAAAAATTGGGATTTATATCAAAGAGAAGATATGCCTGTGGCTGCTTTTCAAGAACAACCCAAAAATAGTGTAGATGTAGCTTTTCATAATTCAGGCGAACTTAGAGCTTATACTGATATTCCTCCTTTATTGTCCTTTACAGACCAAAAAGAGTTTGGACTCACTTTGCCAATTGACAAGCAAAAAGAATTAATTCACGGTTATTATGCCGCCATTTCTTTTATGGATGCCCAAGTGGGTAAAGTATTAGATAAATTAGATGCTTTAGGATTAACAAAAAACACGATAATTGTGCTTTGGGGCGATCACGGTTGGCATTTGGGAGACCACAATCTTTGGTGCAAACACACAAATTTTGAGCAAGCGACTCGTACCCCTTTGCTTATTTCGGCTCCAGGAATTAAAGCTACGATTTCTAATGCACCTTCAGAATTTGTTGACGTTTTTCCAACGATATGCGACTTGGCTGGAGTGAAAATTCCGGACGTTGTTGACGGAAAAAGTCTTAAACCTTTGATGGATAAAACAGCTCAATCGGTCAAAGAGTTCTCTATCAGTCAGTATCCTCGAAGCAGCACTAAGAGCGAAACGGAGCGGCAAGGGTATGCTTCGTCAAAAGTGATGGGCTATTCTTTAAGAGACAAAAGATACCGATATACTATTTGGTTGGGAAATGATTTTAGAAGTACTCAAGCTTTCGATGACAAATTAGTAGTTGGAATTGAGTTGTATGATTATAATAAAGATCCTAACGAAACAGTAAATGTAATAAACGATGCAGCATACCAATCCGTTGCAAAGGATTTAAAAGCTAAAATGCTTGATTATCTTAAGTCACAAGTAAAATAACTAAGAGTACATTTGGATTAAAATAATAATGAAATGAGACTTGAAAGAATTTATTTTTTGGTATTGTGTTTAAGCTTGCTTTCTTTAAGTACAACTTTTGTTTATTCACAAAAACAGGCTAAGGTTATTTTTGCTGATGATTTTAAGACCGATACCAAGTTATGGGTTTCAGAATTTGAACAAGATGCTACTTCTTCGATGCTAATCAATCAAGGAAAATTGGAAGTAATTGCTACTGCAGGAGGAACAGTATGGTTCAGAAATAAATTGAAAGGGAATGTAATGATTACCTACAATGCCACATTGGTTGATGTAGGCGGAAAAAACGACAGGGTTTCTGATATGAACACCTTTTGGATGGCAAGTAATCCAATTTCTGAGAATATAAATAATCAAAGCGGAAAATTCGAATCTTATGACAATCTTCATTTGTATTATGCAGGAATTGGAGGACACAATAATGAAACCACTCGATTCCGAAAATATACCGGAAATGGGCAAAAAGCGATTTTAAAAGAATACACGGATAAAGAGCATTTGCTAGTTGGTAATAAAAAATATGCCATAAAAATAATTGTCAATAACGGTCTCATTCAATATTTTGTAAATGACAATTTGTTTTGGGAATACAAAGATGATGCCCCTTATAAAGAAGGGTATTTTGGTTTTCGAACCTATAAGAGTCACCATATTTATGAGGATTTCAAAGTATATCAATTGAATGAAGCGAAATCAGTAAGTAAAGATTCTATTGCATTGGAAAACGATTATGTTAGAGTGATGAAAAATGCAACTGTCAATACAGCAACGGATGCTGCTCTTTTTGGCAAAAGATTAATTGTTGCCTTAACTCCGTTTGAATGTAAAAGTACCGCAGGAATAAAGACATTAAATAGAGGAGAAATTGCAGTTTTTAACCCAGAAGAATCCTATTCAATACCAAAAGGAGATTTTTTTGAAGTCGCTTTTAAGCTTTCGCACCCTCAACCCAAAGGTCCGGAAGTATGGCTAGAACCACTAAAAAATAAAATTGTTTATGAAGATGAATTGTTTCGGGTTTTTGAAGAGAGGCTTGCTGCCGGTGATACTCGAGAACTTCACAGTCATTCGCAACGCGTGGTAGTTCGTCTGAACAAGGTGCAATTGACAGATCCAAGATATAAACCCAACGGCGCACCAGGCGAAGGAATTCAGGTGCCAAATACCGTAAAATTTGCAGAGCCAATGGTGCATGTGGTAAAAAATTTAAGTACAGATACGGCGCTTTTTAATATCATAATTGAATTTAAAACACCTATTTACAACAACAAAAAATGAAAAATAAATATATTTTAATACCCTGCATAGGACTTTTATTTAGCTGTTTAGCCTTTTGTTTGAATGCTAAATCGATTAATCAAGTGCAAAAAGTCAATTCCCCTGGTAAAGAAATTTTGGTTACAACCCAAACCGAACTGTATTCGGCTATTGCTTCGGCAAAACCTGGTGATGTAATCGTGATGAAAGATGGAGTTTGGACTGATGTAGTTATAAATTTTAATTCAATTGCAAGCAGCACCGAGTCGATAACGTTACGTGCACAAATCCCAGGAAAAGTGGTTTTAAACGGAGGTTCAAAACTTATTTTTTCAAAACCCAATCTAGTTGTTCAAGGTCTTTTATTTAAAAAAGGAGTGATTACCAAAAAAGATGCTTCGGTTATTAGTTTTGAATCTGAAAATTGTAGGCTAACCAATTCGGGCATCATAGATTACAACCCTGCCGATTTTAACACTGAATATTATTGGGTACTTTTTAATGGCAGTCACAATAGAGTAGATCATTGTTATTTTACCGGTAAAAGCAACAAGCAACCGGTAATGCAAAACGGGGAAGAAAACGCCCGATACAATAAAGTCGACCGATGCTACATCAAAGACATTCCTTATGTAGCAAAAGCAAATGGACGAGAGATATTGAGAATATTTGGCTACGGACACGCAGACCAACCCGGAGATGATGGTGCTTATTTCACTGTGGAATATAACCTATTTGATCACGCTCACGGGGAAGGAACAGAAATTGTTTCCTTGAAATCAAATCATAATATCGTTCGTTATAATACGGTAATTGCTTCAAGAGGTGGCCTTGTCGGTCGAAGAGGGAAGTTCAACACTTTCGAAGGAAATTTTGTCTTTGGAAAAGGAGAACCAGGCACCTCTGGAATTCGAGTTGCTGGTCCTTTTCATAGAGTCATCAATAATTATGTGGCTGATGTAACTGAAGATGGACTGCGATTGATTGCCGGGGAATATTATGAGAAAAGTTTAACCGGAAATTTTGCTGCCAAGAAGAAAAACTTACCCAAATACCTGCAGGTTCAAGATTGTTATATTGCTCAAAATACCTTTGTCAATTGTGGTGAAAACGGAATAAATATAGGTTTTAATTATAAAAATCAATGGCCTAGTCTGCAAATGGTTTTGTTCCCTGAAAATAACAAATTTGTTAATAATTTGGTTTATAACTGCAAAGGAAATGCCATTAATATTGAAGTTTTAGACACAACAACTCCTTTAGATGTGTTTCATTTTAAGCCTAACTTTTTTGAATCCAACTTGGTTTTCGGGTCAAAAATTTGCAATGTTTCACTTCCTTCCGGAATTATAAAAAGTGATCCAAAATTGAAATTAGGAAGCGATGGATTGTACCGATTAGTATCTAAAAGTCCTGCTATCAATAATGGTGCTGACTCAGATGCAAAAGATGATTTTGAGGGTAGTTTGAGAGATGCTAAAAGAGATATTGGTGCACAGGAATTTGGTACAGTTACACCTGTACGCCATCCTTTGACTCCAAATGAAGTGGGGCCAGACTGGATGTTAAAAAAATAAAAATTCCTCATTCAAATAATCAAGATGAAAACAACGAAATATGCCATTTTTCTTTTATTCTGTAATTCTTTTTTAGGAGTTTTTGCTCAGGAGGTAAAGGATTCTCCAACTTATTTTCCCAAAACTTTTGTTCTGAAAGGCGAGGCATTAGATCGGAATTACCAATTAATAAAAGCCAACGATATAGACAAAGCCAAAGCATTGAAAAGCTTATTGTCTGATGCGGATAAAATTATCAAGGAAGGAAAAATGTATTCTGTGATGAACAAAAAACAGCTGCCTCCTAGTGGTGACAAACACGATTATATGAGTACAGGGCCATATTGGTGGCCGGATCCGAGCAAACCCGACGGATTGCCTTATATTCGAAAAGATGGTTTGAGAAATCCAACTTATTTTGATATTAGTGATACTTCGGAATTAGATAAAGTAGAGGACGAGTCAGAAAAATTGGCATTGGCTTATTATTTCAGTAAAGATGTCAAATATGCAAAATTCGCTTCAAAATTGATACGAACTTGGTTTTTGGATGCAGCTACACGACAAAATCCAAACCTCAAGTTTGGTCAGGGCATTCCAGGTAAAAATGATGGAAGAGGGATAGGTATTATTGAAACGAGAGAGCTATTTCGTGTCGTTGATGCCGCAATATTGTTGCAAGATTCGAATGAATGGACTAAGGAAAATCATCTTGAACTCCAAAAATGGTTTTCGGATTATTTGACTTGGCTTACCACAAGTACAATTGGCAAAGACGAGGCTGATGAACATAATAATCACGGAACCCATTACAGCGTTCAAGTAATAAACTATGCCCTTTTTACAGGACGGACCGAAATTGCTGTAGCGGAAATTGAAGTTTTCAAAAAACGAATGGAAAGCCAAATTAAATCGGATGGCAGCCAGCCTTTTGAATTGGAAAGAACCAAATCTTGGGATTATGTCAACATGAATTTAGATGGGTATTTTTTAGTGGCTCAATTGGCCGAAAATAGGAATATTAATCTTTGGCAGTATGAAACCAAAGAAGGGGCAACTATGAAAAAATGTGTCGATTGGATGCTTCCATACTTGAAAAAAGAAAAAAAATGGGAGTATGAACAAATTAAAGATTTTGGATACCGTGAAACTGTTCGCATCCTGAAAATTGCTGCTCAACACTATTCGAATCCAATGTATG is part of the Flavobacterium nackdongense genome and encodes:
- a CDS encoding sulfatase — translated: MNKRDIVFHYLIFAIAMVISAPSVAQQKAKPNILFIAVDDLKPILGCYGNTLVKTPNIDRLAKMATVFNSNYCQQAVCGPTRASIMTGKRPDNTGVWDLKTGMRDVHPDILSLPQHLISQGYSTQGIGKVYDTRCVDKQMDAPSWSVPYYNYFKTEERYYPQALGAPLNGQYQSPKSKELAAKFKKEAQDKGLNEKEIEDYVSKSVKPAVECVDVPDNAYNDGANALRAIEILEKLKSETQPFFFAVGFSKPHLPFVAPKKNWDLYQREDMPVAAFQEQPKNSVDVAFHNSGELRAYTDIPPLLSFTDQKEFGLTLPIDKQKELIHGYYAAISFMDAQVGKVLDKLDALGLTKNTIIVLWGDHGWHLGDHNLWCKHTNFEQATRTPLLISAPGIKATISNAPSEFVDVFPTICDLAGVKIPDVVDGKSLKPLMDKTAQSVKEFSISQYPRSSTKSETERQGYASSKVMGYSLRDKRYRYTIWLGNDFRSTQAFDDKLVVGIELYDYNKDPNETVNVINDAAYQSVAKDLKAKMLDYLKSQVK
- a CDS encoding DUF6250 domain-containing protein, translating into MRLERIYFLVLCLSLLSLSTTFVYSQKQAKVIFADDFKTDTKLWVSEFEQDATSSMLINQGKLEVIATAGGTVWFRNKLKGNVMITYNATLVDVGGKNDRVSDMNTFWMASNPISENINNQSGKFESYDNLHLYYAGIGGHNNETTRFRKYTGNGQKAILKEYTDKEHLLVGNKKYAIKIIVNNGLIQYFVNDNLFWEYKDDAPYKEGYFGFRTYKSHHIYEDFKVYQLNEAKSVSKDSIALENDYVRVMKNATVNTATDAALFGKRLIVALTPFECKSTAGIKTLNRGEIAVFNPEESYSIPKGDFFEVAFKLSHPQPKGPEVWLEPLKNKIVYEDELFRVFEERLAAGDTRELHSHSQRVVVRLNKVQLTDPRYKPNGAPGEGIQVPNTVKFAEPMVHVVKNLSTDTALFNIIIEFKTPIYNNKK
- a CDS encoding polysaccharide lyase 6 family protein yields the protein MKNKYILIPCIGLLFSCLAFCLNAKSINQVQKVNSPGKEILVTTQTELYSAIASAKPGDVIVMKDGVWTDVVINFNSIASSTESITLRAQIPGKVVLNGGSKLIFSKPNLVVQGLLFKKGVITKKDASVISFESENCRLTNSGIIDYNPADFNTEYYWVLFNGSHNRVDHCYFTGKSNKQPVMQNGEENARYNKVDRCYIKDIPYVAKANGREILRIFGYGHADQPGDDGAYFTVEYNLFDHAHGEGTEIVSLKSNHNIVRYNTVIASRGGLVGRRGKFNTFEGNFVFGKGEPGTSGIRVAGPFHRVINNYVADVTEDGLRLIAGEYYEKSLTGNFAAKKKNLPKYLQVQDCYIAQNTFVNCGENGINIGFNYKNQWPSLQMVLFPENNKFVNNLVYNCKGNAINIEVLDTTTPLDVFHFKPNFFESNLVFGSKICNVSLPSGIIKSDPKLKLGSDGLYRLVSKSPAINNGADSDAKDDFEGSLRDAKRDIGAQEFGTVTPVRHPLTPNEVGPDWMLKK
- a CDS encoding alginate lyase family protein translates to MKTTKYAIFLLFCNSFLGVFAQEVKDSPTYFPKTFVLKGEALDRNYQLIKANDIDKAKALKSLLSDADKIIKEGKMYSVMNKKQLPPSGDKHDYMSTGPYWWPDPSKPDGLPYIRKDGLRNPTYFDISDTSELDKVEDESEKLALAYYFSKDVKYAKFASKLIRTWFLDAATRQNPNLKFGQGIPGKNDGRGIGIIETRELFRVVDAAILLQDSNEWTKENHLELQKWFSDYLTWLTTSTIGKDEADEHNNHGTHYSVQVINYALFTGRTEIAVAEIEVFKKRMESQIKSDGSQPFELERTKSWDYVNMNLDGYFLVAQLAENRNINLWQYETKEGATMKKCVDWMLPYLKKEKKWEYEQIKDFGYRETVRILKIAAQHYSNPMYDSLARAIDIKTYQFDFNQLAL